TCGGCTCGCGGGAGGCGCTGCCGGAGGCCGCCACCCGCTACCGCTCGGTGGAGGCGCTGCTGGAGGTGGCGCCGGACAGCGCCGACGGGCTCTTGCAGCTCGGGTACCTCCTGGCCCGCGACCGGCCGGCCGACGCGGCCCGGGTCTACCGGCGGGCGCTGGAGGAGCAGCTGGACGACCGGGCGCTGGTGCCGCTGGCGCGCGCCACGCTGGCGGCGGGCGACCGCGACGAGGCGCTCAGGCTGGCGCGGCGGCGCGCGGCCGAGGCGCCCACCGACCCGGAGGGCTGGCTCATCTCGGCCTGGATCCTGGTGCAGGCCGGCCAGGAGGCGGAAGGCGTGGCGGTGCTGGAGCGCGGACTGCTGGCGATCCCCGGCTCGCCGCCGCTGGTGACCCTGCTGGCCGAGCGCTCGCTGCTGGCCCGGCGCTTCGGCGAGGCCCGGCGCATCGCCGAGCAGATGAGCGCCCGCACCCCGCAGGAGCTGGCGGCGCGCCACCAGCTGGTGGCCCGGGCCCTGGCGGGCCAGGGCCGGGTGGCCGAGGCCATCGAGCAGGCCCGCTCGGCCGCGGCGGCGCGGCCGGACGACCCCGGCGCCCTGCTGGCGGTGGCCTCCTACTGCGAGCAGGCGGGCCGGCTGGACGACGCCATCGCGGCGGTGGAGCGGGCGGCCACGCTCGGCGGCAAGCCGGAGGCGCTGGCGGCGCGGCTGGAGGGGCTGCGGAAGGCCCGCCAGGCGCAGCGCGACCGGCGCATGGGGGAGTCGCTGCTGCGGCCGTGAGGTTGGGCTTCCCGGAGGGACCCGGGTTCCCCGGCGCGCCGTGTTGACCCGGGCCAG
The genomic region above belongs to Anaeromyxobacter sp. and contains:
- a CDS encoding tetratricopeptide repeat protein; the encoded protein is MLERGLLAIPGSPPLVTLLAERSLLARRFGEARRIAEQMSARTPQELAARHQLVARALAGQGRVAEAIEQARSAAAARPDDPGALLAVASYCEQAGRLDDAIAAVERAATLGGKPEALAARLEGLRKARQAQRDRRMGESLLRP